A genomic segment from Mus caroli chromosome 17, CAROLI_EIJ_v1.1, whole genome shotgun sequence encodes:
- the Prepl gene encoding prolyl endopeptidase-like isoform X2, producing MDAFEKVRTRLETQPQEEYEVVNAEIKHGGFVYYQEGCCLVRSKDEEADSDIYEVLFNLEELKLDQPFIDCIRVAPDEKYVAAKIRTEESETSTLIVVKLSDQPVMEASFPNVSSFEWVKDEEDEDVLFYTFQRNLRCHDVYRATFGDNKRNERFYTEKDPSYFVFLYLTKDSRFLTLNIMNKTTSEVWLIDGLSPWDPPVLIQKRIHGMLYYVEHRDDELYILTNVGEPTEFKLMRTAADAPAIMNWDLFFTMKRNTKVVDLDMFKDHCVLFLKHSNLLYVNVIGLADDSVRSLKLPPWACGFIMDTNSDPKNCPFQLCSPIRPPKYYTYKFAEGKLFEETGHEDPITKTSRVLRLEAKSKDGKLVPMTVFHKTDSEDLQRKPLLVHVYGAYGMDLKMNFRPEKRVLVDDGWILAYCHVRGGGELGLQWHADGRLTKKLNGLADLVACIKTLHSQGFSQPSLTTLSAFSAGGVLVGALCNSKPELLRAVTLEAPFLDVLNTMLDTTLPLTLEELEEWGNPSSDEKHKNYIKRYCPCQNIKPQHYPSVHITAYENDERVPLKGIMNYTEKLKEAVAEHTKGAGEGYQPPNIILDIQPGGNHVIEDSHKKITTQMKFLYEELGLDSTDAFEALKKYLKF from the exons ATTAAACATGGCGGCTTCGTCTATTACCAAGAAGGTTGCTGCTTGGTTCGTTCCAAAGACGAAGAAG CTGACAGTGATATTTATGAAGTTTTATTCAACCTGGAAGAGCTTAAACTGGATCAGCCTTTCATTGATTGCATCAGAGTTGCTCCTGATGAGAAATACGTGGCTGCCAAGATAAGGACGGAGGAGTCTGAAACTTCCACCTTAATCGTCGTGAAGCTCAGTGACCAGCCTGTCATGGAAGCATCGTTCCCAAACGTGTCCAGTTTTG aatgggtgaaggatgaagaagatgaagatgtcTTATTCTACACCTTCCAAAGGAACCTTCGCTGCCACGATGTGTATCGAGCCACATTTGGTGACAACAAGCGCAATGAACggttctacacagagaaagaccCAAG ctattttgttttcctctaccTTACAAAAGACAGTCGTTTCCTCACACTGAATATTATGAACAAGACGACTTCCGAGGTGTGGTTGATAGACGGCCTGAGCCCGTGGGACCCACCAGTCCTTATTCAGAAGAGGATACACGGAATGCTTTACTATGTTGAGCATCGAGATGATGAGTTATACATCCTGACGAATGTTGGAGAACCTACAGAATTCAAG CTGATGCGGACAGCAGCTGATGCCCCTGCTATTATGAATTGGGATTTATTTTTCACAATGAAGAGAAATACCAAGGTTGTAGACTTGGACATGTTTAAGGACCACTGTGTTCTGTTCCTGAAACACAGCAATCTCCTCTATGTTAATGTGATTGGTCTGGCCGACGACTCAGTGCGCTCCCTAAAG CTCCCGCCTTGGGCCTGTGGATTCATAATGGATACAAATTCTGACCCAAAGAACTGCCCCTTTCAGCTTTGCTCTCCAATAAGACCACCAAAATATTATACATACAAGTTTGCAGAGGGCAAACTGTTTGAGGAAACTGGTCATGAAGATCCGATTACAAAGACCAGCCGGGTTCTACGCCTAGAAGCCAAAAGCAAG GATGGAAAGTTAGTGCCCATGACAGTTTTTCACAAAACCGATTCTGAGGACCTGCAGAGGAAGCCTCTCTTGGTACATGTCTATGGAGCGTACGGAATGGACCTGAAAATGAATTTCAGGCCTGAAAAGCGGGTCttggtggatgatggatggatctTAGCTTATTGCCATGTTAG GGGTGGTGGCGAGCTGGGTCTCCAGTGGCATGCCGATGGCCGTCTAACTAAAAAGCTCAATGGTCTTGCTGACTTAGTGGCTTGCATTAAGACGCTTCATAGCCAGGGCTTTTCTCAGCCGAGCCTAACAACGTTGAGCGCTTTCAGTGCTGGAGGTGTGCTCGTGGGAGCACTGTGTAATTCTAAGCCAGAGCTCCTGAGAGCCGTGACCCTGGAG GCACCCTTCTTGGATGTCCTCAATACCATGTTGGACACCACCCTTCCTCTGACACTGGAAGAGTTGGAAGAGTGGGGGAACCCTTCATCTGATGAGAAACACAAGAACTACATAAAACGCTACTGTCCCTGCCAGAACATTAAGCCTCAG CATTATCCTTCAGTTCACATCACAGCCTATGAAAACGATGAGCGAGTGCCGCTGAAAGGAATCATGAACTACACGGAGAAGCTTAAGGAGGCCGTGGCTGAGCACACCAAGGGAGCGGGTGAAG GCTATCAGCCCCCCAACATTATCTTAGATATTCAGCCTGGAGGGAATCACGTGATTGAGGATTCTCACAAAAAG ATCACAACCCAGATGAAATTCCTTTATGAGGAACTTGGACTTGACAGCACTGATGCTTTCGAGGCGCTGAAGAAATACCTAAAGTTCTGA